The genomic stretch AAAACGCCTCCCGAAACGCCCGAAAATTCCTGAACTCCCGCCCTCGCAACTGATCGGCAATCTGCGCCGGCACCGGTGCGCCTTTGCCCTGCGATGCGCTCCCGAGCCAGTTGCCCGATACCACCTGCCCAACACCTGACGCGACACCCGGATCCTCCCGCCGATCCCGAAACATCGTGTAGTTCGACGGCAGCCCGGAGTCCTGCGGGAACACCAGGACATAGTCATCGAATCCGGCTTCTAAAACGGCCGGGAACGAATCGAGGCGTCCCTCGACCGGGACTACCGTCGCCCCAGTATAGGCAGGCACATCCGGCTGCCCGGCCGGTGAGGTTGTCGAGCTGTTGCCCGGATTGACGATCGGGGTCCACGTCAGGGTGCGTGGCGGAACGTCGGCGGTAGTCGCGGTGTAGACGTTGCGTTCGGCGTCGTAAGAGGCCGCCACCACCCTGACCGCCGACGGAATATTCCGCCCATCCGTCTTGACGACAAAAACCTCTGACTGCCCGTTCGCGTCGGTCTTTGAACTGACACGGTAAGGCAGATCAACCGTTCCGCCAGCCGCCGCGATGGCGTGCAGGTCTGGTGCAAAATCTGGTGTCAGGTCCGACAGCGGCGTACTGAACGCGTAACGGTCCGGCAACTCCCCGTTGCCCAGCTTCGACGAGTAGACCAACGCTGAAACACCGACGACAGCGCCAGCCCCGACACTCGCAGCAAGATTGCCCAAGCCCGCGATGGCGCTGCGAACAGCCGCTTGCAGACTGGCCGAAGCGGCCTCGGCAACTGCCAGGACTCCCGCCGAAGTCATGAACAGCGGCCCAGCCGCAGAAGTGACACCCGGCGCGCGGAAGGTGTGGGCGGAACGAAGAGCCTCTGCCGCTACCCGCGTTTGCTCATCCGCTATTCGCCTTGCTTCTGCCTCAGCGGCAATTCGCGCCTCTTCCCGAATGCGAGCCTGCTCCTCGGCAACACGCCGGGCCTCAGCCTCCGCGGCAATACGCGCCTGCTCCTGCAAATGCCGGGCTTCCTGTTCCTTGGCAATGCGTATCTGCTCTTGCAACTGCTCCGCATCCTGGGCACGGGCGATCAGACCGGCAAAAGCCTCCGCAGCCGCAGCCATATGCCGGGCACTTTCCGAGTGCAGGAGTGAAGCGTGATAGTCCTGCCAGCGCTTGCCCAGATCCGTAGTGGCCTGCAGGTCCACCAGATTCTTCAGCGCCTCAAGTTCAGGCTTGCTCAACGGAGCGTTGATGGCCGGGTTGGCGATTGCATAGGACCGGACAGCTGCCTGCTCTGAAGCGCTGACGCTATCCGCTGCGAATTTATAGTTCGTGAGCGTTTGAGAGAGACTGCCTCCGGTTGAACCCGCTGCTGCAGCGATTCTTTCAACGAGAAAGCCCGGCAAAATATGCAACCGGATATTCGTTTCCAGATTGACCACGGATAGCCTTTCGGCAGACAGAATCTGCTGGGCATGCCTGGTGGTTTGAGTCGCCGCCTCAACCTGGATTCTTCTCGTGGCCAGTCCCGGAAGTTGATTGGCGATAATTGCAATCACCCACGAAAGTCGCCGCAGCTCCATTGCCGAGCGATAGGCCCTGTCGACGGCGGCATAAGCGACGGAAACGTCCGGCACGGGCAACGTCAGACTTTCCCGGATTTTCCTGAAGGACAAATCCTTCATCAGAAAAAACGGATTATGGCCATATAACGAATAAGCACCCTCGGTGTGGACCCGATACTCCAACAACTTCGCATGAATAACCTGAATGGTTATTTCCTGATCAGCCTTTACTTTCCGTTCTGGAGGAAGCCCTGCGCCGGCCGTTTGCCGGGCCTGTTCAACTTCGTTGTTTGAAGTCGCTCCTATATTGCTGAATATTCCAGCGTACTCGAGATCAATATGTGCCTGAGCATTCTGCTGCTCATGCATCAAGTCATCCCAAATGAATGGGGTTAACGGATCGAGTTTGCCGGAACCTTGACCGGTGCCTCTATGCGGCCCTTCATTCAACCCCCAGCTTCCCGAGAAAAACCCACCCTGACCCAATCGAACTGGCTTCACTCCCTTGACGGGTATTGGCGCCAGTTCATATTTACCCGGCCCGGTCTGCTTGTGAGGTCCAAGATAATTTTCAATATCACTCATACGACTTCTCCATGTCAGTTATTCCATGTATTGAATTCGCGAACTTCGTTTTCGTCCTTTGCTTTTTCTCGAGGTCTTTTATAGGGCCACGCCGTTAAACACCGCAATAACAAACTTGTAGTGCACTTCCCGAAAACCTGAAGGAAACTTCCTATTCAGGAAATACTGTGTTATGAAATCCCGGTTGCGATCTTCAACTAGATCAGCACCATCAATGCCTTCATATAAATAGAACGACAGGGAGCAGATTTTTCATGAAAAAAGGCCTGACCGTACTTGCGTTGCTGATCGCCATTCCCGCCATCGGGGTCGGCGGTTACCTCTACAGCAAGCAACCGACGCGTCAGGGCCAGGTGGAGTTGCGCAACCTGCAAGGCTCGGTGACCGTGCGTTACGACGAACGCGGCGTGCCGCACATCCGTGCTGAAAACGAAACTGACCTCTATCGTGCCCTCGGTTACGTGCACGCTCAGGACCGGCTGTTCCAGATGGAAGCCATGCGCCGCCTGGCTCGGGGCGAACTGGCCGAAGTGCTCGGGCCGAAACTGCTCGATACCGACAAACTGTTCCGCAGCCTGCGCATCCGCGAACGCGCTGCCACTTACGTGGCCAGCCTCGACAAGCAGTCGCCGGCCTGGAAGGCCCTGCAAGCCTATCTGGACGGCATCAATCAATATCAGGACTCGCACGCCGCCCCCGTCGAGTTCGACGTGCTGGGCATCCCCAAGCGGCCGTTCACCGCCGAAGACACCATCAGCGTCGCCGGCTACATGGCCTACAGCTTCGCCGCCGCGTTTCGCACCGAACCGTTGCTGACCTACGTGCGCGATCAGCTCGGCGCCGATTACCTCAACGTCTTCGACCTCGAGTGGCAGCCCAAGGGCGTGCTCGCCAAGGGCCACGCCGGCAAAGCACCGGCACTCGCCGCCGAAGACTGGAAAGACCTGAACGCCCTCGCCCGCCTCAGCGAACAGGCGCTGATCGAAAACGGCCTGCCGCAGTACGAAGGCAGCAACGCCTGGGTGATTGCCGGCAGCCGCAGCAAGGGCGGCAAGGCATTACTGGCCGGCGATCCGCACATCCGTTTCTCGGTGCCGTCGGTGTGGTACGAAGCGCAGTTGTCGGCGCCGGGTTTTGAACTCTACGGCCATCATCAGGCGCTGGTGCCGTTTGCGTTCCTGGGTCACAACCTGGACTTCGGCTGGAGCCTGACCATGTTCCAGAACGATGACCTGGACCTGATCGCCGAGAAGGTCAATCCGGACAACCCGAATCAGGTCTGGTATCACGGTCAGTGGACCGACATGGTCAGCACCGAGCAGCAGATTGCGGTGAAAGGCCAGGCGCCGGTGACCATCACCCTGCGCCAGTCGCCCCACGGGCCGATCGTCAACGACGCCCTCGGCACCGCCGCCGGGAAAACCCCGATTGCGATGTGGTGGGCATTCCTCGAAACGCCGAACCCGATTCTCGAAGGTTTCTACCAGCTCAACCGCGCCGACACCCTGACCAAGGCCCGCGCCGCAGCGGCCAAGGTGCAGGCGCCGGGGCTGAACATTGTCTATGCCAACGCCAAGGGCGATATCGCCTGGTGGGCCTCGGCGCTGCTGCCCAAGCGTCCGGCCGGGGTCAAACCCGAGTTCATCCTCGATGGCAGCGGCAATCAGGCGGACAAGGACGGCTACTTCCCGTTCAGCGCCAACCCGCAGGAAGAGAACCCGGCGCGGGGCTATATCGTCTCGGCCAACTTCCAGCCCGTGTCGCCGACCGGCATGGAGATCCCCGGTTACTACAATCTCGCCGACCGTGGCCAGCAGCTCAACCGCCAGCTCGCCGACAAGAACGTGAAGTGGGACAACGAAGCCAACCAGAAGCTGCAACTGGGCACCACCACCGGTTACGGCCCGCGCGTGCTGGCGCCATTGCTGCCGGTATTGCGTGAAGTGGTGACTGACCCGGCGCAGCTGAAACTGGTCGAGCAACTGGCCCAGTGGCAGGGCGACTATCCACTGGATTCGGTCAGCGCGACGGTGTTCAACCAGTTCCTCTACAACCTGGCCGACGCGGCGATGCGCGATGAACTGGGCAACGACATGTTCGAGACTCTGCTGTCGACCCGCGTGCTCGATGTGGCACTGCCACGACTGGCAGCCAACGCCGATTCACCGTGGTGGGACAACCGCAACACGCCAGGCAAGGAGACCCGCGCCGACACCGTGCGCACCGCGTGGCAGGCGAGCATGGCGCACCTGAAACAGATCCTCGGCGACGATGCTTCCGGCTGGCAATGGGGCAAGGCGCACACGCTGACCCATGGTCATCCGTTGGGGCAGCAGAAGCCGCTGGACCGCATCTTCAATGTCGGCCCGTTTGCCGCACCGGGCACCCATGAAGTGCCGAACAACCTCTCGGCGAAGATCGGCCCGGCCCCGTGGCCGGTGACCTACGGCCCGTCGACGCGACGACTGGTGGACTTCGCCGACCCTGCCCACAGCCTGACCATCAACCCGGTCGGCCAGAGCGGCGTGCCGTTCGACAGTCACTATGACGATCAGGCGGAAGCGTATGTGGACGGGCTGTATGTGCAGGCGCATTTCAGTGAGGAAGAGGTTACGGCGAATACGCGCAGTACCTTGAAGCTGTTACCGGCACGGGCGTCGCAATAAGCGAAGTTCAAACCATCGCCGCAAAGTTCAGCCGAAACTGCTGCGGCGTCACCCCCAGCCGGCGGTTGAACACGCTGCGCATGTGTTGCGCATCGCGAAACCCGCATTGATACGCCACCGTCTTCAGTGGCGCCGTGGTGCTTTCGAGCATCACCCGCGCCGCATCCACCCGCGCCCGCTCGACGAATTCCGCCGGGGTGACCTTGGCTTCCCGGGCAAACACCCGGGAGAAATTCCGTGCGCTCATGTTGGCGGCATTCGCCAGGTCGGCGATGGTCAGGTCGCCGGTGAGATTGGCCAGCACGTACAGTTGCACCATCGCCACCGCCGACGTCGGTTCGGCGTGGGGCGTGAGAAACGGGCTGAACTGCGACTGCCCGCCCGAGCGCTGGGTAAACACCACCAGCCGCTTGGCCACGCTCAGCGCCACCTCGGCACCGTAGTCACGCGCCAGCAGGTACAGCGACAGATCGATCCCCGCCGTCACCCCCGCCGAGGTGTAGAGCTGACCATCCTCGACGTACAGCCGATCGGCCTCGACCCGGCTCGACGGGCACAACTGCGCCAGCGCCTCGGCGTCATTCCAATGAGTGGTAACCGTACGCCCGTCCAGCAATCCCGCACGCGCCAGCATGAACGCACCGTTGCAGATCGAGCCAAAACGCCGCGCCCGCCCACAGGCCTCACGCAACCAGACGTCGAACGCCTCGCCGAAATCCAGGAACGGCAACTGCGGCCCACCGGCCACCAGCAGCAAATCGCAAGCTTCCTGCACGTCGCTGAAATGCCGGTGAGCACTCAGGGTCAGCCCGTTGGAACACGCCATCGGTCCGCGCTCGACGCCGATCACTTCGAGCCGGTAATGATCCTCCGGCGCCAGAAAACGGTTGGCCTCGGCGAACACGTCCATGGGCCCGCTGACGTCCAGCGCCTGCACGCCGGGGAACACCACGATGGCAACGGTTCTGTTCATGGCGATATCGGCTCCCGGGGAATGGCGGATCAGCGCCAACCCTAGCCAATCCACGCCGCAGAAGCGAGCTGGCACGATTTGCAGGTGGAATGGCAAGGATCGCAGCCATGGATCGATTGTCCGGCTCTGCCCCCGAGAACAGACTTTCTCCATCAGCGCCGTGACGGCGTTTTCGACGAGGAAGCTCAACATGACCACGACCATCGCCGGTATCCAGATCCCCGACAGCGCCCTCGCCCGGGCCACCACCGAATACATCCGCGACATCGAATCCGACCTGCTCTACCACCATTCGCGCCGGGTGTTTCTGTTCGGTGCCTTGAGCGGCGAACGCCAGCAACTGGCCTACGATCCGGAGCTGTTGTACGTCGGCGCGATGTTCCACGACCTGGGGCTGGTCGAAGGTCACCGCAGCGACGACGAACGTTTCGAAGTCGATGGCGCTAACGCCGCGGCGGCGTTTCTCAAGCCTTACGGGTTGAGTGATGACGACATCGAGCAGGTCTGGCTATCGATCGCCCTGCACACCACACCGGGCGTACCGAAGCATCTGCGTCCGACCGTGGCGCTGGTGACGGCAGGCGTCGAGATGGATGTGCTGGGCATGGATTACGCCGCGTTCACCACCGTGCAGCGCGAGGCAGTGGTGCATGCGCATCCACGGGGCGAGGGTTTCAAGGAGTGCATCATCTGCGCGTTCGCCGATGGCTTGCGTCATCGCCCGCAGACGACGTTCGGCAATGTGAAGACCGATGTGCTGAAGGATCAGGCGGCGGGGTTCAAGCCGATGAACTTTGTCGATGTCATCCGCCAATCGCCCTGGGTGTCCTGACCGGGCATAAAAAACCTCGCGGCCGGTAACGATCGCGAGGTTTTTTTGTGTCGGAAGACTTAAGCCGCTTCCGGCGTCTGCGCCCGGCGCACGTCCGGTTGTTTCCACGAATCGGCAGCGCCTTCTTCGATGGCTTGCTGGATCGCCTTGCGGCGCGACTCTTCGGCACGGCGGCTGAAGAACCAGACCATGAAGGTCACCAGCGACACCGCCAACAGAATCAGGCTGGCCACGGCGTTGATCTCAGGCTTCACGCCCAGACGCACCGCCGAGAACACTTCCATCGGCAGGGTCGTCGAACCCGGGCCGGAGACGAAGCTCGCCAGTACCAGGTCGTCCAGCGACAGGGCGAACGACATCATGCCGCCCGCCGCCAGCGACGGCGCGATCATCGGGATGGTGATCAGGAAGAACACCTTCCACGGCCGCGCACCCAGGTCCATCGCTGCTTCTTCGATGGACAGATCCAGCTCACGCAGACGCGCCGACACCACCACCGCCACATACGCCGCACAGAACGTGGTGTGAGCGATCCAGATGGTGACGATGCCACGCTCCTGTGGCCAGCCGATCATCTGCGCCATGGCCACGAACAGCAGCAACAGCGACAGACCGGTAATCACCTCAGGCATTACCAGCGGCGCAGTGACCAGGCCGCCGAACAGCGTACGGCCCTTGAAACGCGTGATGCGGGTCAGGACGAACGCCGCCAGCGTACCCAGCGCCACTGCCGCGACGGCGGTGTAGCAGGCGATTTCCAGCGAGCGCACCACCGAGCCCATCAGTTGGGTGTTGTCGAGCAGGCCGACGTACCACTTGATCGACCAGCCGCCCCACACCGTCACCAGTTTCGAGGCGTTGAACGAGTAGATCACCAGGATCAGCATCGGCAGGTAGATGAACAACAGGCCGAGCACCAGCATCAGGCTGGAGAAACGGAAGCGCTTCATTCTTTACCCTCCATTTCCTTGGCCTGACTGCGGTTGAACAGGATGATCGGCACGATCAGGATCGCCAGCATCACCACCGCCAGGGCGGACGCCACCGGCCAGTCACGGTTGTTGAAGAACTCTTGCCAGAGCACTTTACCGATCATCAGGGTTTCCGGACCGCCGAGCAGTTCCGGGATCACGAACTCGCCCACCACCGGGATGAACACCAGCATGCAGCCGGCGATGATCCCGTTCTTGGACAGCGGAATAGTGATTTTCCAGAAGCTGTTGAACGTGCTCGAACCCAGATCGGACGCCGCTTCCAGCAAGCTGTTGTCGTGCTTCACCAGGTTGGCGTACAGCGGCAGGATCATGAACGGCAGGTAGGAGTAGACGACGCCGATGTACACCGCGAGGTTGGTGTTGAGGATCTGCAGCGGCTCATCGATGAAGCCCATGCTCATCAGGAAACCGTTGAGCAGGCCGTTGTTGCTGAGGATGCCCATCCACGCATAGACGCGGATCAGGATCGCGGTCCAGGTCGGCATCATGATCAGCAGCACCAGCACCGTCTGCACTTCCTTGCGGGCACTGGCGATGGCATAGGCCATCGGGTAGCCGATCAGCAGGCACAACAGCGTGCTGAAGAACGCCATCTTCAGCGAACCGAGGTACGCCGAGATGTAGAGTTCGTCGTCGCCGAGCATCGCGTAGTTGCCCAGGTTCAGCAGCACTTGCAGCTTCTGGTCAACGAAGCTGTAGATCTCGGTGTACGGCGGGATGGCCACGTCTGCTTCGGCAAAGCTGATCTTCAGAACGATGAAGAACGGCAGCATGAAGAACAGGAACAGCCAGATGAACGGAACCCCGATGACCAGTTGGCGGCCACCGGGAATTATTCGATTGAGCCGGCGTTTGAATTTGCGCATGTTCATGAGCGAAGTACCACGCCGCTGTCATCTTCCCAGTACACGTACACCTGATCGCCCCAGGTCGGACGTGCGCCACGGCGTTCGGCGTTGGCCACGAACGACTGCACCAGCTTGCCGCTCGGCAATTCGACGTAGAACACCGAATGCCCGCCGAGGTAGGCAATGTCGTGCACCTTGCCGCTGGACCAGTTGTATTCGCAGGTCGGCATTTCGGCGGTGACCAGCAGTTTTTCCGGACGGATCGCGTAGGTCACGGACTTGTCCTGCACCGAGGTGCTGATGCCGTGGCCGACGTAGATCTGCCGGTCGAGGTCCTTGCAGGTGATGGTCGCGTGGCCTTCGGCGTCGTCGATCACTTCGCCTTCGAAGATGTTCACGTTACCGATGAATTCACAGACCAGGCGGCTGGTCGGGGTTTCGTAGATATCGATCGGGCTGCCGATCTGGGCGATCCAGCCCAGGTGCATGATCGCGATGCGCTCGGCCATGGTCATGGCCTCTTCCTGGTCGTGGGTCACCATCACGCAGGTCACACCCACGCGCTCGATGATTTCCACCAGTTCCAGCTGCATCTGCGAACGCAGTTTCTTGTCCAGTGCGCCCATCGGTTCGTCGAGCAGCAACAGCTTCGGCCGCTTGGCCAGCGAACGCGCCAGCGCCACACGCTGACGCTGGCCGCCGGACAACTGGTGCGGCTTGCGCTTGGCGTACTGGCTCATCTGCACCAGCTTGAGCATCTCGGCCACGCGGGCGTCGATCTCGGCCTTGGGAATCTTGTCCTGCTGCAGGCCGAACGCGATGTTCTGCGCCACGGTCATGTGCGGGAACAGAGCGTACGACTGGAACATCATGTTGATCGGTCGCTCGTACGGCGGCATGTCGGTGATGTCGACGCCGTCGAGGAAAATGCGCCCCTCCGTGGGCCGTTCGAACCCTGCCAGCATCCGCAGCAGAGTGGATTTGCCCGATCCCGAACCGCCGAGCAGAGCGAAGATCTCGCCCTTCTTGATTTCCAGGGACACATCGTCCACGGCAACCGTCTCGTCGAACTTCTTCGTGACCCGGTCGATTTTAACCAGCACCTGCTTAGGTGTCTGGTCGCCCTCGAGGGCTTTCTTATAGGCGCCGGAGGCAACTGCCATTTACGAAACTCCCAGAAAAAAAGAGTGCAGTTCGCCCACGCAAGACGAACCCAGGATAGTTTGTACGTTGAAGCTATTTACCCGACTTGACCTTGGTCCAGCTGCGGGTCATCAAACGCTGAATATTCGGCGGCAACTCGATCGACACGTAAGTC from Pseudomonas allokribbensis encodes the following:
- a CDS encoding ABC transporter permease subunit, with translation MPGGRQLVIGVPFIWLFLFFMLPFFIVLKISFAEADVAIPPYTEIYSFVDQKLQVLLNLGNYAMLGDDELYISAYLGSLKMAFFSTLLCLLIGYPMAYAIASARKEVQTVLVLLIMMPTWTAILIRVYAWMGILSNNGLLNGFLMSMGFIDEPLQILNTNLAVYIGVVYSYLPFMILPLYANLVKHDNSLLEAASDLGSSTFNSFWKITIPLSKNGIIAGCMLVFIPVVGEFVIPELLGGPETLMIGKVLWQEFFNNRDWPVASALAVVMLAILIVPIILFNRSQAKEMEGKE
- a CDS encoding penicillin acylase family protein — encoded protein: MKKGLTVLALLIAIPAIGVGGYLYSKQPTRQGQVELRNLQGSVTVRYDERGVPHIRAENETDLYRALGYVHAQDRLFQMEAMRRLARGELAEVLGPKLLDTDKLFRSLRIRERAATYVASLDKQSPAWKALQAYLDGINQYQDSHAAPVEFDVLGIPKRPFTAEDTISVAGYMAYSFAAAFRTEPLLTYVRDQLGADYLNVFDLEWQPKGVLAKGHAGKAPALAAEDWKDLNALARLSEQALIENGLPQYEGSNAWVIAGSRSKGGKALLAGDPHIRFSVPSVWYEAQLSAPGFELYGHHQALVPFAFLGHNLDFGWSLTMFQNDDLDLIAEKVNPDNPNQVWYHGQWTDMVSTEQQIAVKGQAPVTITLRQSPHGPIVNDALGTAAGKTPIAMWWAFLETPNPILEGFYQLNRADTLTKARAAAAKVQAPGLNIVYANAKGDIAWWASALLPKRPAGVKPEFILDGSGNQADKDGYFPFSANPQEENPARGYIVSANFQPVSPTGMEIPGYYNLADRGQQLNRQLADKNVKWDNEANQKLQLGTTTGYGPRVLAPLLPVLREVVTDPAQLKLVEQLAQWQGDYPLDSVSATVFNQFLYNLADAAMRDELGNDMFETLLSTRVLDVALPRLAANADSPWWDNRNTPGKETRADTVRTAWQASMAHLKQILGDDASGWQWGKAHTLTHGHPLGQQKPLDRIFNVGPFAAPGTHEVPNNLSAKIGPAPWPVTYGPSTRRLVDFADPAHSLTINPVGQSGVPFDSHYDDQAEAYVDGLYVQAHFSEEEVTANTRSTLKLLPARASQ
- a CDS encoding ABC transporter ATP-binding protein, which codes for MAVASGAYKKALEGDQTPKQVLVKIDRVTKKFDETVAVDDVSLEIKKGEIFALLGGSGSGKSTLLRMLAGFERPTEGRIFLDGVDITDMPPYERPINMMFQSYALFPHMTVAQNIAFGLQQDKIPKAEIDARVAEMLKLVQMSQYAKRKPHQLSGGQRQRVALARSLAKRPKLLLLDEPMGALDKKLRSQMQLELVEIIERVGVTCVMVTHDQEEAMTMAERIAIMHLGWIAQIGSPIDIYETPTSRLVCEFIGNVNIFEGEVIDDAEGHATITCKDLDRQIYVGHGISTSVQDKSVTYAIRPEKLLVTAEMPTCEYNWSSGKVHDIAYLGGHSVFYVELPSGKLVQSFVANAERRGARPTWGDQVYVYWEDDSGVVLRS
- a CDS encoding ABC transporter permease subunit, translating into MKRFRFSSLMLVLGLLFIYLPMLILVIYSFNASKLVTVWGGWSIKWYVGLLDNTQLMGSVVRSLEIACYTAVAAVALGTLAAFVLTRITRFKGRTLFGGLVTAPLVMPEVITGLSLLLLFVAMAQMIGWPQERGIVTIWIAHTTFCAAYVAVVVSARLRELDLSIEEAAMDLGARPWKVFFLITIPMIAPSLAAGGMMSFALSLDDLVLASFVSGPGSTTLPMEVFSAVRLGVKPEINAVASLILLAVSLVTFMVWFFSRRAEESRRKAIQQAIEEGAADSWKQPDVRRAQTPEAA
- a CDS encoding HD domain-containing protein; translated protein: MTTTIAGIQIPDSALARATTEYIRDIESDLLYHHSRRVFLFGALSGERQQLAYDPELLYVGAMFHDLGLVEGHRSDDERFEVDGANAAAAFLKPYGLSDDDIEQVWLSIALHTTPGVPKHLRPTVALVTAGVEMDVLGMDYAAFTTVQREAVVHAHPRGEGFKECIICAFADGLRHRPQTTFGNVKTDVLKDQAAGFKPMNFVDVIRQSPWVS
- a CDS encoding GlxA family transcriptional regulator, whose amino-acid sequence is MNRTVAIVVFPGVQALDVSGPMDVFAEANRFLAPEDHYRLEVIGVERGPMACSNGLTLSAHRHFSDVQEACDLLLVAGGPQLPFLDFGEAFDVWLREACGRARRFGSICNGAFMLARAGLLDGRTVTTHWNDAEALAQLCPSSRVEADRLYVEDGQLYTSAGVTAGIDLSLYLLARDYGAEVALSVAKRLVVFTQRSGGQSQFSPFLTPHAEPTSAVAMVQLYVLANLTGDLTIADLANAANMSARNFSRVFAREAKVTPAEFVERARVDAARVMLESTTAPLKTVAYQCGFRDAQHMRSVFNRRLGVTPQQFRLNFAAMV
- a CDS encoding S-type pyocin domain-containing protein, which encodes MSDIENYLGPHKQTGPGKYELAPIPVKGVKPVRLGQGGFFSGSWGLNEGPHRGTGQGSGKLDPLTPFIWDDLMHEQQNAQAHIDLEYAGIFSNIGATSNNEVEQARQTAGAGLPPERKVKADQEITIQVIHAKLLEYRVHTEGAYSLYGHNPFFLMKDLSFRKIRESLTLPVPDVSVAYAAVDRAYRSAMELRRLSWVIAIIANQLPGLATRRIQVEAATQTTRHAQQILSAERLSVVNLETNIRLHILPGFLVERIAAAAGSTGGSLSQTLTNYKFAADSVSASEQAAVRSYAIANPAINAPLSKPELEALKNLVDLQATTDLGKRWQDYHASLLHSESARHMAAAAEAFAGLIARAQDAEQLQEQIRIAKEQEARHLQEQARIAAEAEARRVAEEQARIREEARIAAEAEARRIADEQTRVAAEALRSAHTFRAPGVTSAAGPLFMTSAGVLAVAEAASASLQAAVRSAIAGLGNLAASVGAGAVVGVSALVYSSKLGNGELPDRYAFSTPLSDLTPDFAPDLHAIAAAGGTVDLPYRVSSKTDANGQSEVFVVKTDGRNIPSAVRVVAASYDAERNVYTATTADVPPRTLTWTPIVNPGNSSTTSPAGQPDVPAYTGATVVPVEGRLDSFPAVLEAGFDDYVLVFPQDSGLPSNYTMFRDRREDPGVASGVGQVVSGNWLGSASQGKGAPVPAQIADQLRGREFRNFRAFREAFWKAVADDSELVSQFNNSSAFEMKNGRAPFVRKIDRVGGQVKFELHHSVYISRGGEVMDVDNVRVVTPKQHDAIHSEGD